TGTGTCTTCAAACCTACTGAAAGACGCAGTAAAGCTGAAGCGAATCTGAACATGTTAGGAACGGGTGAGGGCACGGGCACTGTGTCCTTAAAGTGTGATGTTAATGCCTCCTTCACGTACGAGCAAGCGATAGAGACAACATAAATGCGAATTGCTCACTTATGATGTAAAGCTTCACTTCAGGTGGAATTCAGGGTTGTCCTCTGGCTTGCGGATCGAGCAGAGCATGAAGCCGACCTCCACAGGGAGCATGAATATAAGCTGAGAGTATGAACATAAACACCGAGTAATTTTTCATGCTCAAGCCCACGAGTGGTAACGAATCTGAGGTGTCTTATTCAAGGATTTGAAGCATTTTTAGAAATCTAAGGAATCTGAGACACGTTATCTCGGGATTTTTGGCCTTTTATAACGTTTTTGTTAGGGAGTTTCGGGAAATAACGTGTCTGATGTTCCTTACAATTTAAAAGGAGGAGCTAGAGGCCAAATAAGACGTCCTGTGTTCCTTAGAAAATCGCATACCCATCCGCGAGGAGTAGCCAGCTTGGACTTCCAGACTTTTTAGACGCTGACATCCATCATCATTTCGCTTGGGTTAGCGTCAAGATCCAGCAGCGATTCAAGGGCTCCGCTTGGTCAACTCTGGAGTAAACGGAGGAGAATAAGCCGAAGCAAGCCTGCGCAGGTTCTCTCCATAGCCTGGAGCATGTTCTTCCAGTACAAAACGACGATCATTGCGAACATTTCCTGCTTCCACTTCCTCAGCCAACAGTTGATACCGTTCATACATCTGGACACCAGCGACGGCAGTCTGTCGGGCTCGATCCGTGAGTCCTGCCTTCCATTCCCGCCTCGCTGCCTGCTCCATCCAATACAAAGCCACGGATTGGCCATTGCCTTCATACCGATTCAATGCGATCGCTTGTTCAAAATATTCTCCAGCTTGCTGTCCTTCGTCGAATTGGGCTGCCAATCGTCCCAGTTCGATGTAAATCTGAGGGTGCATCGGGGAATGGGACAAGCTGTTCAAAAGGAGTGATTCTGCTTCTCGTACCGGGAGCGTTCGTGCAAAGGATATCACGATATCCGCTCGATTCGGGTTAGACTGAAGAGCAGCCATAAGATGCACCTTCTGTGCTGGAGTGCCATCCGGTTCAGACATCGCCTGACGGTACTGCACTTCTGCTACGGCATATCGGGAGGTCAGCCAGACTGTTCCACCAATCCAGAAAAGGATGATCATCACTGTGGATACCCTTATTAGCCGAGCAGTTACTCGCTGAAAAATATGAAAGAAGGAACGCATTGAGACAGCTGATGGGTGGGATTGGGTTGGTAAATATCGCAAGAAAAGAGATCTGGATTTAGATCTCAATTTAGATCCCGATTTGGATCTGATAGGAGTGTATTCTACAGTTACGCCGGATCGTTGGACTCCCTCTGTTTCCGTCTTCAATGCAGTTGCCCAAGCACCGAGCCAGATGAAGAGCATCCAAAATAGTGTAAAGCTCCAGTCAAAGTCCATCGCCCCATGCATGCCAAAAATAAGCACGGATGGCATGAGCTGCGGTGCAAAATAAAAGATGCTTCGCAGTGTGAGGAGAAACCACCCTGCGACAAGCACGATGCCGATCATGCCCGTGTCCAGGGCGAGATCGAGCAGGCCGTTGTGGACCTCGCCTCCGACATAAGGCGAGGATTGAATGGCGCGGAACATGTTGCGCCATGTATCCCCACCGTGGCCGAGCCATGCGGCCTCGGTCCATAGCTGGAGGGCGTCCCGCCACATCTGTAGGCGGGACACCCCAGTGCCGACACCCGCCGCGAGGCGATCGGCGGTGGAGGCCACGGCCATCAGTGCGGAGGCGGCTCCCGCCAGCACGATGGCCGTCAGGGCAGCGGCGCGCGGAGCCTTGGCGGCGCTGCCCTGACGGCACAGCAGCAGCGTGCCGAGCAGCGCAGCTGCCCATGCCCCGGCCAGTGCCAGCAGGCCGGGCATGGGTGCAGGCGCCAGCTGGGCAGCAGCCAGCTGGCGGTACAGCCAGGCCGCGCACGCCAGTGGCGCGGCCATGGCCAGCAACAGCGGCAGGCGGGCACCGCGCCGCTGCAAAGCAAAGGCGACGACCGCAGCGCAGCCGGTCGCCAGCCAAGCGCCGCGCGACTCGCTCAGCAGGAGCGCGGCTTGCGCGGGCATGAGCGGCAGCACTGCCGCGATGAGTCGCCCGACCGGCACAGGCCGGGCTATGACTCGCGCGGCGGCTGTCAGCCGCTCCAATGTGTACATGCCAGCAATGGCACCGTACGCATTAGGGTACTGCAATAATCCGCCGAGCCTTGCTCCGGCGGAGCTGATCTCGGGGTCAGCAGTCCGCATCACCCCGAAGGGCAGCGGCAATATCCCGCACACGGCAAGGATGCCGCTTAGCACAAGCAAGCCGCCTGCCATCTGCCAACCGCAGGCTAACCAACGCGCACCATCCGTGCGCGCAGCCAGTATTGCAGTGAGCAGAGTAAACATCGCAAGCAGGCTCCATCGCAGCATCTCATCCATGCTGCCCTGTTTACTCACCGAGCCTACCCATGCATGTAGCCCAAACCAGGTCATCATCCCCAGCGGCCATAATACCCGCCACATTCCTGGAAATCGAAAAATTTTCTCAACGATTCGTTCGAGTCTCCCCCGACCCTGTCCCAATGACATGGGTATTCGTTCACTCGCCTTCTGTGGACGAATACCTACAAGGAAAAGCAAAAACATAATCAATATGCTTCCTCCTGCGATCAAAAGGACAGGGTACAGATCCGCTGAATAGTACAGCCCTCGACTCAGACATCCTGCAAGCAGCAAGACAATGGAGAGTATGCCTACCCCAACAGTCCAACCCCATCCTGAATAACGTTTACACCTCAAACTTTGAGAAAAACTCCCTGACGCATCGGTCTGAATAGCTCCATTTGAATTATTTTTATCCTCTTTTTTATACGTATCATCTTTGTTATATGTATCTTCCCTATTATATGTACTGTCTTTACTACCCTTACTGTCCCCATTACATAAGTCCCTGTTATCTACATATTCTGTACCATTTGCGTGGTGAGACCGTTCAAACGCCTGTTCCATCATTTCCTCATTCGCCGCATACCCTCGTCTATACCTTACAACTCCCTTATGCATTGTCCTATTCTTCATCCTTATACACCCTCCTTCCTTCCACCGCTCCATATGCATAACAAAAAGACAGAAGATCCCGATAACGGGTCCTTCTGTCTGATATACATCTGACAGTTATGATGTTGCTTGCTACGCAGTATGTGCATTGAATATCATTTTACATTCAGGGACCCTAGTTGCAGTATGTCCCTGGATTGGCGTTGGCACACTCAGCAAAGGTCGCAATTTGCGGAATCTTGAACGGTTTCTTTGCTTGATTTCCCACCGGCCTGCTTGCCATCGCCAGGAAGCAAATCTGCACAAGCCCGCTCCAAATAGGGATCGGCATGAATGAAATCACGGAAAGCCGTATATTCATTCCACATCTCCGTCACTTCGCCGGCCTGACCGCGAACAGCACGAATCAATAAGTTTTTAGGCGTATTCTCCATATCGATGAATTCAAGCAATTGTGTCTTGTATCCCATCAGATCAAGCAACTTGGCACGAATCCCATCCGTAGCCAGTGCGGAAAAACGTTCTTTGAGAATACCATGGGACAACAACGGATTCATCACGGAAGCCTCTACTTGATCAAACAGTTCATGCTGACAGCAAGGAACAGACAGAATAACAGAAGCCCCCCAACGAACTGCCTTCTCCAAAGCAGCATCGGTAGCTGTGTCACAGGCATGCAGCGTGACAACCATATCCACTTCATTCAATTCATCGTAGTCCGCGATGTCTCCAACCAGAAACTTCAGATCGCCATAATGCAATCGATTAGCCAGATCATTACAGTGTTCAATTACATCTGCCTTCAAGTCCAACCCAATAATCTTGAGTGAACGACGTTGTTGTACAGACAGATAATGATATAACGCAAATGTCAGATAAGACTTGCCGCAACCAAAATCAACGATGGTCAGTGGACGTCCTTCCGGCAGATGCGGAATGACATCCTGCACCATTTCGAGGAAACGGTTGATCTGTCTGAACTTGTCATACTTACGAGCCAGCACACGACCTTCTTCGTTCATAATACCAAGTTCAACGAGGAACGATACGGGTACGCCCTCTTCCAACACATATTGCTTCTTGCGATTATGCGACAGATCCACCGCAGTTTTGGAAGCAGATTTGGTCAGAATGGATACTTTATATTTTTTGCTGATCAAAATTTGATAGTCTGCCTCGGTCGTACAGAGCAGCCCTTGACGAAACGTCTCTTCGCATAACAAAGTCATGCGCTCTGCCGCTTCAGCCGGAGTCAAATTCTCGTGCAGCACTTTGTTGTTATAATGGAATGCAAATTGATAATGCAGCTGATTCTTCAGTGTCACCGGCTTGACTTGCACTTTGGTATACGAGACATTGTCCCGTCTGCGCAGCTGGCTCCAGGTCGCTGTAATCAGCGAATTCTGTTCAAAGATGTCTTGTATAAGCTTTCGCAATGAATCCACGGGGTACATCTCACTTTCGATTTGGTTTGGTCAACCGTTACCATACCACAATTCCGTTCCCTCTCCAAGTAAAGGCATGTAACAGGCCTTGATCCAATCCATATTTTACGAGTTCATCTCTTGACGACTTAGTTCAGCTAGTCCCTCTTCAACTTCGTTCCGTGGCAGACCGCCCTGCTCCAGTTGTTCATCCGTGAGTGGGCTCAACCTTTCATAGAACGCCTGTACATCATCTCGGTAGCTCACAGGGAATTCAGCACCAAGCTGTAGCAGCCTGTACCAACTGTTCTCTGCCTGGTCATAACGCCCTTGTTGTTCACGATAAAGGGCAAGCTGTCTTTCGGTTCGAGCAGGGAGTTCATATTCTTTCGTAAGCCCCAACACACCCTCAACCCGTTCCGGTGCGTCCAACAACTTGGGATTAGCGCCATGATTCAATGCATACAGGTAAAAATGAAGTGATCTCATCAATCGAATGACAGCCTCATCCTCTGCGTCCATTCTCTCCTGATCATCTATGCCTTCCACTTTGGCCTTCTCTTGATAGATGTAAGCCTCTTCTTCAATCAGCCTCGCGGCTTGCTGCAGATTGTCTACCTCAATCATTCCGCGAAAACGGAACATTTCAATAACATCCTCTGCTGGCAATGAGTTCAGTAGAGATAAGTTCAACCCAAACTGCCTGCGCATCAACTCATCCAGTTCAGACAATGCCTCGGTATGCTTACGTTGCTGTTTGAGCGTGAAAACTTTGCCTATTGCTTCAGTCATTTCCTCCATCATGCGGAGCAGATAATCTTTTCTGAACATGCTGTATGCCCCCTCATCTTTCGACCCTATACATCCAATCATTCTCATATCGTTCCTTTATATTTATTTTAATTCATGCCATGACAAAAAGCCAAAAACAAGACACACGTGTCTTTGCTCTGGACATGAACACACCAAGCCCCTGCCTATCCCAAAGGGACGTGGCAGGGGCTTGGTTGAAATGGAACTGGTTACTCATCCTCCACAAGAGGTTGAATCATCCAGAAACCAAACTATATTCTAATAAAATCAACATAAATCACTTCATCAATTACTTCGATAATCCAGCCATAAATTGTTTAATGACCTGAATTAACTCTTCAGGAGCTTCGTACATGCTCATATGACCTGCACCCGCAATCACGGCTTGCACAATATGTGGCTTGTCACTTGTAA
This Paenibacillus xylanexedens DNA region includes the following protein-coding sequences:
- a CDS encoding class I SAM-dependent methyltransferase, with the protein product MYPVDSLRKLIQDIFEQNSLITATWSQLRRRDNVSYTKVQVKPVTLKNQLHYQFAFHYNNKVLHENLTPAEAAERMTLLCEETFRQGLLCTTEADYQILISKKYKVSILTKSASKTAVDLSHNRKKQYVLEEGVPVSFLVELGIMNEEGRVLARKYDKFRQINRFLEMVQDVIPHLPEGRPLTIVDFGCGKSYLTFALYHYLSVQQRRSLKIIGLDLKADVIEHCNDLANRLHYGDLKFLVGDIADYDELNEVDMVVTLHACDTATDAALEKAVRWGASVILSVPCCQHELFDQVEASVMNPLLSHGILKERFSALATDGIRAKLLDLMGYKTQLLEFIDMENTPKNLLIRAVRGQAGEVTEMWNEYTAFRDFIHADPYLERACADLLPGDGKQAGGKSSKETVQDSANCDLC
- a CDS encoding O-antigen ligase family protein, whose amino-acid sequence is MKNRTMHKGVVRYRRGYAANEEMMEQAFERSHHANGTEYVDNRDLCNGDSKGSKDSTYNREDTYNKDDTYKKEDKNNSNGAIQTDASGSFSQSLRCKRYSGWGWTVGVGILSIVLLLAGCLSRGLYYSADLYPVLLIAGGSILIMFLLFLVGIRPQKASERIPMSLGQGRGRLERIVEKIFRFPGMWRVLWPLGMMTWFGLHAWVGSVSKQGSMDEMLRWSLLAMFTLLTAILAARTDGARWLACGWQMAGGLLVLSGILAVCGILPLPFGVMRTADPEISSAGARLGGLLQYPNAYGAIAGMYTLERLTAAARVIARPVPVGRLIAAVLPLMPAQAALLLSESRGAWLATGCAAVVAFALQRRGARLPLLLAMAAPLACAAWLYRQLAAAQLAPAPMPGLLALAGAWAAALLGTLLLCRQGSAAKAPRAAALTAIVLAGAASALMAVASTADRLAAGVGTGVSRLQMWRDALQLWTEAAWLGHGGDTWRNMFRAIQSSPYVGGEVHNGLLDLALDTGMIGIVLVAGWFLLTLRSIFYFAPQLMPSVLIFGMHGAMDFDWSFTLFWMLFIWLGAWATALKTETEGVQRSGVTVEYTPIRSKSGSKLRSKSRSLFLRYLPTQSHPSAVSMRSFFHIFQRVTARLIRVSTVMIILFWIGGTVWLTSRYAVAEVQYRQAMSEPDGTPAQKVHLMAALQSNPNRADIVISFARTLPVREAESLLLNSLSHSPMHPQIYIELGRLAAQFDEGQQAGEYFEQAIALNRYEGNGQSVALYWMEQAARREWKAGLTDRARQTAVAGVQMYERYQLLAEEVEAGNVRNDRRFVLEEHAPGYGENLRRLASAYSPPFTPELTKRSP
- a CDS encoding DUF6483 family protein; the protein is MFRKDYLLRMMEEMTEAIGKVFTLKQQRKHTEALSELDELMRRQFGLNLSLLNSLPAEDVIEMFRFRGMIEVDNLQQAARLIEEEAYIYQEKAKVEGIDDQERMDAEDEAVIRLMRSLHFYLYALNHGANPKLLDAPERVEGVLGLTKEYELPARTERQLALYREQQGRYDQAENSWYRLLQLGAEFPVSYRDDVQAFYERLSPLTDEQLEQGGLPRNEVEEGLAELSRQEMNS